Genomic window (Macaca thibetana thibetana isolate TM-01 chromosome 6, ASM2454274v1, whole genome shotgun sequence):
ttttttttttttcaataagtcTGTGTAACAAACCCTTAAATGTGAATCTAAGCACCAGGCTTAATATTTCAGCCATGGTGAAATGCACACTGAAAGGCAAGGGAGGACCGACACAGTTAAAGTGACTCATGTTAGAATGCAAACTCCCTGAGGACAGGAGCTTTGTCATGATCTGTCTACAGAACcaggaatatttgttgaatgaatgaatgttgggCCTGTCTCCCCTTACTACTGTGCTTGTAGCTCAAAAGTATTTCCACTGATGGTACAGAAATCCTTCTTTGGAAACTGGATCTCATGTTCATTATGAGTGATTGGTTCAGGAATAATTGGCGTAAAGTTTATGGTGGTATGATCTGGATTCGTGTCCTTTGTGTAGCTTTCGGTGCTCCAGGGAGAGGAGGCCAGTTTTGGAGAAAGTTTGCTGATGGATAACTTGGGAGGACTCTCTGATTTCTCTACtacttttctttctggaaaatataatt
Coding sequences:
- the LOC126957560 gene encoding myopalladin-like; this encodes MFECRIQDTATVQVHWYRQNVQITNSDDLRILRKRSLHLITEAFPEDSEEFKCIAENEAGTAASTAKLFVSPERKVVEKSESPPKLSISKLSPKLASSPWSTESYTKDTNPDHTTINFTPIIPEPITHNEHEIQFPKKDFCTISGNTFELQAQ